In the genome of Halostella limicola, one region contains:
- a CDS encoding class I SAM-dependent methyltransferase, whose product MDRDPAAVRDTYDRIAGHFAETREYPWPEVESFLGDAPDGGVALDLGCGNGRHAELLAERRDRVLACDLSRGLLETACERASKRGFDADLVQADASALPIRDGAVSVAVYVATIHHLPERDARVASLNELARVLAPGGRALVSAWSTAHDRFDAEAGFDTTVDWTLPGGETVPRFYHIYAPDEFEADLRESALGVRRSFVSSGNCYAVVE is encoded by the coding sequence ATGGACCGGGACCCCGCCGCGGTGCGCGACACCTACGACCGTATCGCCGGCCACTTCGCCGAGACCCGCGAGTACCCCTGGCCGGAGGTCGAGTCGTTCCTCGGTGACGCCCCCGACGGCGGCGTCGCGCTCGACCTCGGCTGCGGGAACGGCCGCCACGCGGAACTCCTCGCCGAGCGGCGCGACCGCGTCCTCGCCTGCGACCTCAGTCGGGGGCTCCTCGAAACCGCCTGCGAGCGGGCGTCGAAACGCGGCTTCGACGCCGACCTCGTGCAGGCGGACGCGAGCGCGCTGCCGATCCGCGACGGCGCCGTCTCGGTCGCGGTGTACGTCGCCACGATCCACCACCTGCCCGAGCGCGACGCCCGCGTCGCGAGCCTGAACGAACTCGCTCGCGTCCTCGCTCCCGGCGGGCGCGCGCTCGTCAGCGCGTGGAGCACCGCCCACGACCGCTTCGACGCCGAGGCGGGGTTCGACACGACGGTCGACTGGACGCTCCCAGGCGGCGAGACCGTGCCGCGCTTCTACCACATCTACGCGCCCGACGAGTTCGAGGCGGACCTCCGCGAGAGCGCCCTCGGCGTCCGGAGATCGTTCGTCTCCAGCGGGAACTGCTACGCCGTCGTCGAGTGA
- a CDS encoding phosphohexomutase domain-containing protein: MTLFGTAGIRGPVRDDVTPELALAVGRAAGVDGETFVVGRDGRVSGPALSAAVEAGLESAGADVRRLGQLPTPAVAFASQGRRGAMITASHNPPQDNGIKLFVDGVEYDREAEEAVERRVEEGTSPAPWDEWGDGEDLDVLGAYRDAVVGYAREAVTDAAEPLDGLSVAVDCGNGMASLATPQVLRELGAHVVALNANVDGHFPGRESKPTPESLADLREFVGDDDAFDFGIGHDGDADRIVIVGPGGDVIHEDTVLAILAHHYVETSNADDPVVVTTPNASARIDDRVREAGGRVERVRLGSLHEGIAREREAGDESTEIAFAAEPWKHIHTRFGGWIDGVTSAAVFASLVAREGGTAPLRDPVTERPYRKVSVECPDDRKAAAMERLAESLPERFPEADANTDYGVRVELPDSSWVLVRPSGTEPYVRVYAESDDVDDLIDTATDAVEAAVEDAGAA; encoded by the coding sequence ATGACTCTGTTCGGAACTGCAGGTATCCGTGGCCCCGTCCGCGACGACGTGACGCCGGAACTCGCGCTCGCGGTCGGTCGCGCCGCGGGCGTGGACGGCGAGACGTTCGTCGTCGGCCGGGACGGCCGCGTCAGCGGGCCGGCGCTCTCGGCCGCAGTGGAAGCGGGACTGGAGAGCGCCGGCGCCGACGTGCGACGACTCGGGCAGCTACCGACGCCGGCGGTGGCGTTCGCCTCGCAGGGGCGACGCGGTGCCATGATCACAGCGAGCCACAACCCCCCGCAGGACAACGGGATCAAGCTGTTCGTCGACGGCGTCGAGTACGACCGCGAGGCCGAGGAGGCCGTCGAGCGCCGCGTCGAGGAGGGGACGTCGCCGGCCCCCTGGGACGAGTGGGGCGACGGCGAGGACCTCGACGTGCTGGGCGCCTACCGCGACGCGGTCGTCGGCTACGCCCGGGAGGCCGTCACCGACGCGGCGGAACCGCTCGACGGCCTCTCCGTGGCCGTCGACTGCGGCAACGGGATGGCGAGCCTCGCCACCCCGCAAGTACTCCGCGAGCTCGGCGCGCACGTCGTCGCGCTGAACGCCAACGTCGACGGCCACTTCCCGGGCCGCGAGAGCAAGCCGACGCCGGAGTCGCTCGCCGACCTCCGGGAGTTCGTCGGCGACGACGACGCGTTCGACTTCGGGATCGGCCACGACGGCGACGCCGACCGCATCGTGATCGTCGGTCCGGGCGGCGACGTGATCCACGAGGACACGGTCCTGGCGATACTGGCGCACCACTACGTCGAGACGAGCAACGCCGACGACCCCGTCGTCGTGACGACGCCGAACGCCTCGGCCCGCATCGACGACCGGGTGCGGGAAGCCGGCGGCCGCGTCGAGCGGGTCCGCCTCGGCTCCCTCCACGAGGGGATCGCCCGCGAGCGGGAGGCGGGCGACGAGTCGACGGAGATAGCCTTCGCCGCCGAGCCGTGGAAGCACATCCACACCCGCTTCGGCGGGTGGATCGACGGCGTGACCAGCGCCGCGGTGTTCGCGAGCCTCGTCGCGAGGGAGGGCGGCACCGCGCCGCTTCGCGATCCTGTCACCGAGCGCCCCTACCGGAAGGTCAGCGTCGAGTGCCCCGACGACCGCAAGGCGGCCGCGATGGAGCGGCTGGCGGAGAGCCTCCCCGAGCGGTTCCCGGAGGCCGACGCGAACACCGACTACGGCGTCCGGGTCGAACTCCCGGACAGCTCCTGGGTGCTCGTCCGTCCCAGCGGGACGGAGCCGTACGTCCGCGTCTACGCCGAGAGCGACGACGTTGACGACCTGATCGATACGGCCACCGACGCCGTCGAGGCCGCGGTCGAGGACGCCGGCGCGGCCTGA
- a CDS encoding DUF7549 family protein has protein sequence MELVRSEYAEEAAVLFAWLSALLPWSFTYGSPGGSRFVVIRFPVLLYENLRGFSEQFDGTRLITPFDALERAVELGLQQEYAAAELESRYGSTDTGLTVETLVDALGTGNAGQVWAYVAWTVGILALLAAVVLSLLMYFEVDALDAAPVDVVRLMGVLLLVAAVLYSAATVLLWRNYPGLFVPLGPALYFVFAGTLLTIDR, from the coding sequence ATGGAACTGGTTCGCTCCGAGTACGCCGAGGAAGCGGCGGTGCTTTTCGCCTGGCTCTCAGCCCTGCTGCCGTGGTCGTTCACCTACGGGTCGCCGGGAGGCTCCCGGTTCGTCGTCATCAGGTTTCCGGTCCTCCTCTACGAGAACCTCCGCGGGTTCTCCGAGCAGTTCGACGGCACCCGGCTCATCACGCCGTTCGACGCGCTGGAGCGGGCCGTCGAACTCGGCCTCCAGCAGGAGTACGCCGCCGCCGAACTGGAGTCGCGTTACGGGTCCACGGACACCGGCCTGACCGTGGAGACGCTCGTCGACGCCCTCGGGACGGGGAACGCCGGACAGGTCTGGGCCTACGTCGCGTGGACCGTCGGCATCCTCGCGCTGCTCGCCGCGGTCGTCCTGAGCCTGCTCATGTACTTCGAGGTCGACGCCCTCGACGCCGCCCCGGTCGACGTGGTGCGGTTGATGGGGGTCCTCCTCCTCGTCGCCGCGGTCCTGTACTCGGCGGCGACCGTCCTCCTCTGGCGGAACTACCCGGGGCTGTTCGTCCCGCTCGGCCCCGCGCTGTACTTCGTCTTCGCCGGCACCCTGTTGACGATCGACCGGTGA
- a CDS encoding RAD55 family ATPase: protein MYTVDADFPVDSIPPGTNLLVTGPPMTGKYDLLIRLLAEGFRHGDGAVVVTTKEGPDRVHAHVTDRAGVDSVAELGVVDCTGREGGRSGDDRIRYVSSPADLTGIGMASSGLIETFADRGLGVRTGLHSLSQLLMYADVKTVFRFLHILTGRISSANGLGVCTLDSEAHDDQTDHTVRQLFDGVIETRNGDGDRSFRLRGLGDADGEWTSF, encoded by the coding sequence ATGTACACCGTCGACGCTGACTTTCCAGTCGACTCGATCCCCCCCGGGACGAACCTGCTCGTCACTGGGCCGCCGATGACGGGCAAGTACGACCTGCTGATCCGGCTGCTCGCCGAGGGATTCCGCCACGGCGACGGCGCGGTCGTCGTCACGACGAAGGAGGGACCGGACCGCGTGCACGCACACGTCACCGATCGCGCCGGCGTCGACTCGGTAGCCGAGCTCGGCGTCGTCGACTGCACCGGTCGGGAAGGCGGCCGGTCCGGGGACGACCGGATCCGCTACGTCTCCTCACCGGCAGACCTGACGGGCATCGGGATGGCCAGCTCCGGGCTGATCGAGACGTTCGCCGACCGCGGACTGGGTGTCCGGACGGGCCTACACTCGCTGTCCCAGCTGCTCATGTACGCCGACGTCAAGACCGTCTTCCGCTTCCTGCACATCCTCACGGGGCGGATCAGCTCGGCGAACGGGCTCGGCGTCTGTACCCTCGACAGCGAGGCACACGACGACCAGACCGACCACACGGTCCGGCAGCTGTTCGACGGGGTGATAGAGACGAGAAACGGTGACGGCGACCGGTCGTTCCGGCTACGAGGCCTCGGCGACGCGGACGGAGAGTGGACGTCGTTTTAG
- a CDS encoding type II secretion system F family protein: MALANYLPLVVAVAAFLPALLAPLSARAERIVTRFAMVLFGDYVSDTGRKRARRRQMLRAAHMPTTFRVYAAKTALYAALAALAGGVLATYVIWAILRLLALDPETLRAVLPDRLSVLATFGGVTTVPLEQLFGLLLIAGLTLGTAGGVLTYWARWWFPRHRAEQRAERIDASMPQTVAFVYALSRSGMAFPKVLRILSDNRRVYGAAADEVQVAVRNMDMFGMDMISAIKTMSRRTPSENFREFGENLTGVLQSGRSLSEFLRQQYEEYREEAEAQQEQLLNLLATMAEAYVTVLVAGPLFLITILVIIGITVNDTLPVLQLLAYFLLPLANLGFILYLDTVMASMTGATTPEKIESALSDLSGIRRVEGPRPRTDGGRGPTEGRTADPNVERLRAYQRFRWVRTRLGQPLQTVLDRPVALLWVTVPLAVAVTAWRLPQAVAAGGLTPAAVDDLLIQAGLFVIGTFALAYEVHKRRIEAIEASIPDFLDRLASVNEAGMTVVESLNRVRTSELGALNRELDRVWADIQWGADVETALRRFEARMRTPTVSRVVTLTTKAMNASGNLGTVLRISAAQAKADRRLKRERRQEMLTYLVVVYVSFGVFLVIIAALNNVLIPNLPEGSVVPNATSDRAGNIGAIQTVSNLGSIDEGAYTLVFFHTTLIQGVLSGMVAGQMSGGDVRDGAKHAAILLALAYAAFLVIL; encoded by the coding sequence ATGGCGCTCGCGAACTACCTCCCGCTGGTCGTCGCCGTCGCCGCGTTCCTGCCCGCGCTGCTCGCGCCGCTGAGCGCCCGCGCCGAACGGATCGTCACGCGGTTCGCGATGGTGCTTTTCGGCGACTACGTCAGCGACACGGGTCGCAAGCGCGCCCGCCGCCGACAGATGCTCCGCGCGGCGCACATGCCGACGACGTTTCGCGTGTACGCGGCGAAGACCGCCCTGTACGCCGCGCTCGCCGCGCTCGCGGGTGGCGTCCTCGCGACGTACGTCATCTGGGCGATCCTTCGCCTGCTCGCGCTCGACCCCGAGACCCTCCGCGCGGTGCTGCCCGACCGTCTCTCCGTGCTGGCGACGTTCGGCGGCGTGACGACCGTCCCGCTGGAACAGCTGTTCGGCCTCCTGCTCATCGCCGGTCTCACCCTCGGGACGGCGGGGGGCGTTCTCACCTACTGGGCGCGCTGGTGGTTCCCGCGCCACCGGGCCGAACAGCGCGCGGAGCGGATCGACGCCAGCATGCCCCAGACCGTGGCGTTCGTCTACGCGCTTTCCCGGAGCGGAATGGCGTTTCCGAAGGTGTTGCGGATCCTCTCGGACAACCGCCGGGTGTACGGGGCCGCCGCGGACGAGGTCCAGGTCGCCGTCCGGAACATGGACATGTTCGGCATGGACATGATCTCCGCGATCAAGACGATGTCCCGCCGGACGCCCAGCGAGAACTTCAGGGAGTTCGGCGAGAACCTCACCGGCGTCCTCCAGAGCGGACGGAGCCTCTCCGAGTTCCTCCGCCAGCAGTACGAGGAGTACCGGGAGGAGGCCGAGGCCCAGCAAGAACAGCTGCTCAACCTGCTCGCGACGATGGCCGAGGCGTACGTGACGGTGCTCGTCGCCGGCCCGCTGTTTCTGATAACCATCCTCGTCATCATCGGGATCACGGTCAACGACACGCTCCCGGTGTTGCAGTTGCTCGCGTACTTCCTCTTGCCACTCGCCAACCTCGGGTTCATCCTCTATCTCGACACGGTGATGGCCTCGATGACCGGCGCGACGACCCCCGAGAAGATCGAGTCGGCGCTGTCCGACCTCTCGGGCATCCGCCGCGTCGAGGGGCCGCGACCCCGGACCGACGGAGGACGGGGGCCGACGGAGGGTCGCACCGCCGACCCCAACGTCGAGCGGCTCCGGGCCTACCAGCGGTTCCGGTGGGTGCGAACCCGGCTCGGCCAACCGCTCCAGACGGTGCTCGACCGCCCGGTCGCGCTGCTGTGGGTGACGGTCCCCCTTGCCGTCGCCGTCACGGCGTGGCGACTCCCGCAGGCGGTCGCGGCCGGCGGGCTGACGCCCGCCGCCGTCGACGACCTGCTCATCCAGGCTGGGCTGTTCGTCATCGGGACGTTCGCGCTCGCCTACGAGGTCCACAAGCGCCGCATCGAGGCGATCGAGGCGTCGATCCCCGACTTCCTCGACCGCCTCGCGAGCGTCAACGAGGCCGGGATGACCGTCGTCGAGAGCCTGAACCGCGTCCGAACGAGCGAACTCGGCGCGCTCAACCGTGAACTCGACCGCGTGTGGGCCGACATCCAGTGGGGCGCGGACGTCGAGACCGCGCTGCGGCGCTTCGAGGCGCGGATGCGCACGCCGACCGTCTCGCGGGTCGTCACGCTCACGACGAAGGCGATGAACGCCAGCGGCAACCTCGGCACGGTGCTGCGGATCTCGGCCGCGCAGGCGAAGGCCGACCGGCGGCTCAAGCGCGAGCGCCGACAGGAGATGCTCACCTACCTCGTGGTCGTGTACGTCTCGTTCGGCGTCTTCCTCGTCATCATCGCCGCGCTGAACAACGTGCTGATCCCGAACCTCCCCGAGGGGAGCGTCGTGCCGAACGCCACGAGCGACCGGGCCGGCAACATCGGCGCGATCCAGACGGTCAGCAATCTCGGCAGCATCGACGAGGGTGCGTACACGCTCGTGTTCTTCCACACGACGCTCATCCAGGGGGTGCTCTCCGGCATGGTCGCAGGCCAGATGAGCGGGGGAGACGTGCGCGACGGGGCGAAACACGCCGCCATCCTGCTCGCGCTGGCGTACGCGGCCTTCCTCGTCATCCTTTAG
- a CDS encoding DUF5793 family protein, protein MRRDYFTLDVSDVDWVDEDGEPAQPTVEIDFEGPASTLRERLTGPDGEFLDAEGTDVAYRLQSSLDADDASGVVSVTNRITGDFIIELNEDADDVLTFIRAARRYGEESSESDGRYEVRIYVDGEELVVYDKRTFLVYNSEGNLLRQHSLIPSGVEL, encoded by the coding sequence ATGAGGCGCGATTATTTCACGCTTGACGTGAGCGACGTGGACTGGGTGGACGAGGACGGCGAACCCGCGCAACCGACGGTCGAGATCGACTTCGAGGGCCCGGCGTCGACGCTTCGGGAGCGCCTCACGGGGCCCGACGGGGAGTTCCTCGACGCGGAAGGGACGGACGTCGCCTACCGACTCCAGTCCTCGCTCGACGCCGACGACGCAAGCGGCGTCGTGAGCGTCACGAACCGCATCACCGGCGACTTCATCATCGAACTGAACGAGGACGCGGACGACGTCCTCACGTTCATCCGCGCCGCCCGGCGCTACGGCGAGGAGTCGTCGGAGTCCGACGGTCGCTACGAGGTCCGCATCTACGTCGACGGGGAGGAGCTCGTCGTCTACGACAAGCGGACCTTCCTCGTGTACAACAGCGAGGGGAACCTGCTCCGACAGCACAGCCTCATTCCGAGCGGCGTCGAACTCTAA
- a CDS encoding NAD(P)/FAD-dependent oxidoreductase, translating to MSQELREYEVAVVGGGPAGLTTALYATRLGHDTVLIDRGGGRAAMMLDTHNVIGVTEDVSGNDLLGRARAQIEGYGADIRQELVTDVTDVSGGSEDPLFRLETGDGEYAADRVVLATGFTDARPDPPLPRTGRGLHYCLHCDAYMFVDESVFVMGHGDSAAYVAMIMLNFTDEVDLLLDGDDPTWSDETDELLRAHPVDVVEEEVTGTFQDEDDPDWLGGLEFSDGTTREYRGGFPMYGSNYNNDLAADLGADINDDGTVAVDDHGRTSVDGLYAVGDLTPGHNQIPVAMGQGAKAGIAIHKDLRTFPKSLDELDEAVDEAEVPAISPDLRETARAHGDD from the coding sequence ATGAGCCAGGAACTCCGGGAGTACGAGGTGGCGGTCGTCGGCGGCGGACCGGCCGGCCTGACGACAGCGCTGTACGCGACGCGACTCGGCCACGACACCGTCCTGATCGACCGGGGCGGCGGCCGCGCCGCGATGATGCTCGACACGCACAACGTCATCGGCGTCACCGAGGACGTGTCGGGCAACGACCTCCTCGGTCGCGCGAGAGCGCAGATCGAGGGCTACGGCGCGGACATCCGTCAGGAACTCGTCACGGACGTGACCGACGTGAGCGGGGGCTCGGAGGACCCGCTGTTCCGGTTAGAGACCGGCGACGGGGAGTACGCCGCGGACCGCGTCGTCCTCGCCACGGGGTTCACGGACGCCCGGCCCGACCCGCCGCTCCCGCGGACGGGACGCGGCCTGCACTACTGCCTCCACTGCGACGCCTACATGTTCGTCGACGAGTCCGTCTTCGTGATGGGCCACGGCGACAGCGCCGCCTACGTGGCGATGATCATGCTCAACTTCACCGACGAGGTGGACCTCCTGCTCGACGGCGACGACCCCACGTGGAGCGACGAGACGGACGAACTCCTCCGCGCCCACCCCGTCGACGTCGTCGAGGAGGAAGTCACCGGCACGTTCCAGGACGAGGACGACCCCGACTGGCTCGGCGGACTGGAGTTCTCGGACGGCACCACCCGCGAGTACCGCGGCGGGTTCCCGATGTACGGGTCGAACTACAACAACGACCTCGCCGCCGACCTCGGCGCCGACATCAACGACGACGGCACCGTCGCGGTGGACGACCACGGCCGCACCAGCGTCGACGGCCTCTACGCCGTCGGCGACCTGACGCCCGGCCACAACCAGATCCCCGTCGCGATGGGCCAGGGCGCGAAGGCCGGCATCGCGATCCACAAGGACCTCCGGACCTTCCCGAAGTCGCTGGACGAACTCGACGAGGCGGTTGACGAGGCCGAGGTCCCCGCCATCTCGCCGGACCTCCGCGAGACCGCCCGCGCCCACGGCGACGACTGA
- a CDS encoding type II/IV secretion system ATPase subunit yields the protein MDDTQDSQPSDAPSRDETAAEPRDSDDGRFDAVRRRIRRAVEMLRGSNVDPENYDPDRHGNLVTFDGLDGYEEIDRYWVNAPFAFVSINRDPEENKHVYHAVEPQLEEYEYALLEALFDDIRDPLVYRQDVDDGDVESVLADELREHLERYGAEVDMQTFYKLFYYLYRAFRGFNKIDPIMRDPHIEDISCDGYDLPIFVYHDEYTDIETNVSFGQDELDNFVIRLAQHSGRHISIGDPMVETTLPDGSRAELALGEEVTPRGSAFTIRKYADEPFTPVDLLEYGTFSVDQMAYLWLAIENNKSLIFAGGTASGKTTSMNAISMFIPPRSKVLTIEDTRELALYHDNWLSSVTRDRMSEGSDITMYDLLRSALRHRPEYIVVGEVRGEEAITLFQAMNTGHTTYSTMHADSVRTVINRLENEPINVPRAMVQSLDVLCVQTLTRFEDERVRRNKTIAEIEGIDQRTGELDYSNAYSWNPDDDSFEGGDSEVLDEIRDDNGWDQSELLRELQRRREFLRYLWDNDVTDYRRFTAMINEYYSDPDAAMASIDDGAESELLPTD from the coding sequence ATGGACGACACCCAGGACTCCCAGCCGAGCGACGCGCCGTCGCGCGACGAGACCGCCGCCGAGCCGCGGGACTCCGACGACGGCCGCTTCGACGCCGTCAGACGACGGATCCGACGCGCGGTCGAGATGCTCCGCGGGTCGAACGTCGACCCGGAGAACTACGACCCCGACCGCCACGGCAACCTCGTCACGTTCGACGGCCTCGACGGCTACGAGGAGATAGACCGGTACTGGGTGAACGCCCCCTTCGCGTTCGTGTCGATAAACCGCGACCCCGAGGAGAACAAGCACGTCTACCACGCCGTCGAACCGCAGCTGGAGGAGTACGAGTACGCCCTCCTGGAGGCGCTGTTCGACGACATCCGCGACCCCTTGGTCTACCGGCAGGACGTCGACGACGGCGACGTGGAGTCGGTGCTCGCCGACGAGCTCCGTGAACACCTCGAACGCTACGGGGCCGAGGTCGACATGCAGACGTTCTACAAGCTGTTTTACTACCTCTACCGGGCGTTCCGCGGGTTCAACAAGATCGACCCGATCATGCGGGACCCCCACATCGAGGACATCTCCTGTGACGGCTACGACCTCCCCATCTTCGTCTACCACGACGAGTACACAGACATCGAGACGAACGTCTCGTTCGGACAGGACGAACTCGACAACTTCGTCATCCGCCTCGCCCAGCACTCCGGCCGGCACATTTCCATCGGCGACCCGATGGTCGAGACGACGCTGCCGGACGGGAGCCGCGCGGAGCTCGCGCTCGGCGAGGAAGTGACGCCCCGCGGCTCCGCGTTCACCATCCGGAAGTACGCCGACGAGCCGTTCACGCCCGTCGATCTGCTGGAGTACGGCACGTTCAGCGTCGACCAGATGGCCTATCTCTGGCTCGCTATCGAGAACAACAAGAGCCTCATCTTCGCCGGCGGCACGGCGTCGGGGAAGACGACGTCGATGAACGCCATCTCGATGTTCATCCCGCCGCGCTCGAAGGTGCTGACCATCGAGGACACCCGCGAGCTCGCGCTGTACCACGACAACTGGCTCTCCAGCGTCACCCGCGACCGCATGTCCGAGGGCAGCGACATCACCATGTACGACCTCCTGCGGTCGGCGCTTCGCCACCGCCCGGAGTACATCGTCGTCGGCGAGGTCCGCGGCGAGGAGGCGATCACCCTGTTCCAGGCGATGAACACGGGGCACACGACGTACTCGACGATGCACGCCGACAGCGTACGGACGGTGATCAACCGACTGGAGAACGAGCCGATCAACGTCCCGCGGGCGATGGTTCAGAGCCTCGACGTCCTCTGCGTCCAGACGCTCACCCGCTTCGAGGACGAGCGCGTCCGCCGGAACAAGACGATCGCCGAGATAGAGGGGATCGACCAGCGGACCGGCGAGCTCGACTACTCGAACGCCTACTCCTGGAACCCCGACGACGACTCGTTCGAGGGCGGCGACAGCGAGGTCTTAGACGAGATCCGCGACGACAACGGGTGGGACCAGTCCGAGCTCCTGCGCGAACTGCAGCGACGCCGGGAGTTCCTGCGATACCTCTGGGACAACGACGTGACGGACTACCGGCGGTTCACCGCGATGATAAACGAGTACTACTCCGACCCGGACGCCGCGATGGCCTCGATCGACGACGGCGCCGAGTCGGAGCTCCTCCCGACCGACTGA